DNA sequence from the Leuconostoc lactis genome:
TTTGCCCATCGCCAGTCAGACCTGAATAGTTAATTTGGTCAAGGTTGACCGTGGCATTCAGCCCGCTTTGGTACGTTAGTGGAATCACGGTACCATCAATGGCTTTAGCCGAGAGGTGCGTGTTAAATTGGGCGGTATCACTTGGGATAGTCAACGTTGGCATGGTGACAAATTGGAATTTAGCGTTGAGGTAGGTCAACTTTTTGAGCATTTTTAGTGGACTCAAATCTCGTACTTGGTTACGTAAAATGGTTAAATTCCCGAGTTGGGTGAGATTTGCCAAGGGCGATAAATCCGTGACCTGGTTGTTGGATAAAGACAAATTCGCCAACTGGGTCAGACCAGCTAGCGGTGATAAATCACTAACCGCATCTTTACTGAAATCAAGATCGGTTAATTGTTTTAAACCGGCCAACGGTGATAAATCAGAAATGGTTCCGTTGAAATCAATCGCCAAATCTTGTAGATTTGTCATGTTCGCCACGAGTTTCAAATCTTGGTCAGTCATGCCTAATTGTGAGAGATTCAGTTTTTTGAGTTGGGTTAAACGTTGTAACACACCAATGTTTGTTTGTGGGTTATTCCCAGTTGTGAGGCTGGTGAGGTGGCTGAGATTCGCAACAGGGCGCCAATCTGCGATTTGGTTACTGCCAAGGCTTAATGTCGTCAGCAACGGAAAGTTTGCGAGTCCGGTCACATCTGTGAGTTTGTTTCCGGATAAATCAAGCGCAGTGAGGGGAGCGGTTGGCGCCAGTGGCGGTAGCGTGGTGAGTTTGCTGTTGACTAACTTGAGCGATTGTAGTTGTTTCAGTTGTGATAAACCGGCCAGTTGTTGTGGCGCCGTGCCATAAGCATCCCCAACGAGGTTTAACTGTTGGATGGGCGCTTGCCCTAATTTTGCTAAATCGGGCAGTTGATCAGCTTTATTTAGACGTAAGCTCAGGTCGGTTAATTGTGTTAAGTGCTGCAGTGGTGATAGATCACTGATGGCATTGCCGGTCAAATCTAATTGTTGCAGATTTTTGGCGAATTCTAGCCCTTTTAAATTGGTAATATCACTATACGTTAAATTAACTGTTGTCAATTTAGCCAAATTGGCCTGTGTCAGTGGGACATCTGGTCCGAGGAGCTGTTGCAAATTGGTTTGCAAATTTTTATCGGGCAACCAAGTTGCTAAATCTGTTTCAGGTTGTGCGAGGGTTGGCGCACTACCTGTAACGTCAGCTGCAGCGATTCTCTGGGGTGACGTTGCAACGACTGTTGCAAGTGCGGCAGTTGCCAAGAAAACCGTCACGTGTTTTCGACTCATGAGCTATTATCCTATCTTTCCTATTCTACTGTCAAAGAGACTAAGGCATTATTGTATCGCATTGCTTCTCATTTCACAATTTTATGCAAAGCGTGATGGTGCCTGGGTTAAAAGCGCATGAAAAATAGCCGAAAATCCCCAGCTATCAAGGCATTTCACGCTTATCAAAGGGTATATAATGAAGTATTTGACCGGTTTTATGGTAAATACGTCAATCGTAATAAAACGCGCGTATTGTTACGGTGCCAATGGGTCACACGTCTTATCATTTGATAAATTTATCACATTATAAAACTTTTTGACTTGTCAAAACGATATAATGGGTCTATTGCCTTTTTAGGGGTTGCCGTGATAAAGGCGGCAACAGTGAGAAATAACGTTTGGTGGAGGTTGGTGTGTTTAAAAAAATTGTTTTTGGGTGTCTAGTTGGCGCCATTGTTGGGACTGCTGACATGACCCGTGTGCAGGCTCAAGCGATACCTTATCAGGTCTTGAAGTACGGAACGCATGACGTGTCGTATGCCAGTGCTTATTTTGTGACGCCGGGTGACTTAGTGCCAGCTGGCGACCAGTATCGGGCGCAACTTGTCATTGCAACACAGCACGAGTTAGGTCGGTTTCCAGTGACTATTTTGACGATTAATCAACAAAAACCAACGGTCACTCAGAGCACACAAGGTAATACCGACTATTATACATTTAGCTTTCTGGTCAAAAATCCCAATACGCTGTTAAGTGGCACGATGAAAGTTGACGTTGCGAGTTTAAATTATCACCATACTTATGATTTTAATTTGCAGTTTGATGCCAAAAATTTGCCAGCGGTAACACAATCAGCAACTACTACCACTGGGCAGGCGCAACAATCAGTACCAGCGTCAGCTGCTAGTCAAGCCGATAACCAATCCAGCACATCGGCCACCGCAGCGTCGCAGCAAGTGGTGCCGTCAGCTAACAGTAGCAGTAATGTCCAACCAGCAGCCGATCAACCAACGCCGGCGGCTGCGTCGTCGTCAACCCAACTGGCAACCTCGCAGGCTGCCAGTGTTACCAAAGCGGCAACACCAACGCCACAACGTCATCAACAAGCGCCGCTATGGCCGGCAGCCTTAGCAGGGGTCTTGTTGGGCGGGCTTGGTGTCGTTGGGCATATCGTTTGGACCAAAAAACGACAGAAAGTGAGTTAACATGGCTAAAAAACAGGTGTTGGTTAGTGGTGTGATTTTGATAATGCTCCTAATCGGTGGTGCTGGCTATGCGGTGACACAACGGCAAGCGCACCCAGCAAAACGACCGGTTGCGACAACGATGGCACAAGTGGCGATTTTTGATCGGTTGGGGGTACCGCTAGCCGCTGTGCCAACCAGTCAAGAACCGCTACCACCGCGTTATGCGCAGTTGCCAAAAGTCGGCAACCATGTGAGTGTCAATTTTGAACAAATTCTCCGTGTTCACCCCAGCGTGGTGTATGTTGATGCGGCTTTAACGGCGGATTATGCCACCAAACTAAAGGCCAGTCAGATTAAAATGACGGCACTTGATTTCACAACTTATCAGCAGTTGACGCGCAATATTTTGCAACTTGGCATGACTTATCATCAAGTTGCGTCAGCCCAGAAGTTATTGAGAACGCTTAAGTTGCCACCAAAAACGCTCAAAAAACCAGTGAAGGTTTTAATTTTGGTGGGGATGCCTGGCGGTGGCTTCTTGGTGGCAAATGCGCACAGTTATCTCGGTGATTTGGTTAAACGTGCCGGCGGTGAAGTCGTTGGCGGTGATGTGAATCAGTCTTTGACCACACCAAATCCACAAGCGATTGCCCAAGAAAATCCCGCTGTTGTGATACGACTGGCTCATGCGATGCCAACCCAGGTCAAGCAGAGTTTTGATCAAATATTTCAGCAAGCGCCTTATGCGCATTTAAAGGCGACGCAATCAGGTCAAATTCATGATGTCTCGGCCCCTGATTTTGGGATGACGGCAAACTTACAAGTCGTGACGGCCTATCGCGATATTCAACAATGGCTGGCGGTGGCGCAATGAGACGATGGGGGATGCTGATCTTGTATTTGGGTATTGTGTTAGTGGTGGTGATAACATTGGGCTTTCCGTTAGGAAATCAATGGCCGAGTTGGGATATTTTTTGGCAATTGCGCTTGCCCCGCGTTCTGTTCGCTTTAATAGGTGGAGCAATGCTAGCAGTTAGTGCCTTGATTTTCCAAACAACTTTACGACATCACTATATTGATGCCAGTATGCTGGGCTTGGCGAGTGGCAGTGAGTTAGGCCTAGCGTTATTGACGGTAATCTGGGCGCCCGCGCTGACCTATCGCGTGGCCATTGGGGCCATGCTGGCGATGGGGTGGTTAGTTGTATTGCGCCG
Encoded proteins:
- a CDS encoding NEAT domain-containing protein, with product MFKKIVFGCLVGAIVGTADMTRVQAQAIPYQVLKYGTHDVSYASAYFVTPGDLVPAGDQYRAQLVIATQHELGRFPVTILTINQQKPTVTQSTQGNTDYYTFSFLVKNPNTLLSGTMKVDVASLNYHHTYDFNLQFDAKNLPAVTQSATTTTGQAQQSVPASAASQADNQSSTSATAASQQVVPSANSSSNVQPAADQPTPAAASSSTQLATSQAASVTKAATPTPQRHQQAPLWPAALAGVLLGGLGVVGHIVWTKKRQKVS
- a CDS encoding leucine-rich repeat domain-containing protein, with the protein product MSRKHVTVFLATAALATVVATSPQRIAAADVTGSAPTLAQPETDLATWLPDKNLQTNLQQLLGPDVPLTQANLAKLTTVNLTYSDITNLKGLEFAKNLQQLDLTGNAISDLSPLQHLTQLTDLSLRLNKADQLPDLAKLGQAPIQQLNLVGDAYGTAPQQLAGLSQLKQLQSLKLVNSKLTTLPPLAPTAPLTALDLSGNKLTDVTGLANFPLLTTLSLGSNQIADWRPVANLSHLTSLTTGNNPQTNIGVLQRLTQLKKLNLSQLGMTDQDLKLVANMTNLQDLAIDFNGTISDLSPLAGLKQLTDLDFSKDAVSDLSPLAGLTQLANLSLSNNQVTDLSPLANLTQLGNLTILRNQVRDLSPLKMLKKLTYLNAKFQFVTMPTLTIPSDTAQFNTHLSAKAIDGTVIPLTYQSGLNATVNLDQINYSGLTGDGQTSFSWDNAAGANKLSSRFSGSLIQPIKLVQTVVTPTPTPDVAPEPVTLSVMKGDNQKLTSVASNYILPTATLTRHADGSGSLTFTANVPANYGKDSIAFTQATQVSADLVGSAYILTYTLPLSAAELAQPAILEDMQVAIDLPGFDYHHAYQVYFKLSQDPNAAPASPAPIFEIPQTTPDLQLKPDYGFDQAATPRLANSQSSALRQSLPVLSQPQSTKKTSAQPVTTAKQPMSPIAAATVPTAPKSTPAPTTPTKKAPVSHATTPQKAATAHSNPAPKKITQHYGAQIAIFTVSLLSVLGLYGFRVLRK
- a CDS encoding ABC transporter substrate-binding protein — translated: MAKKQVLVSGVILIMLLIGGAGYAVTQRQAHPAKRPVATTMAQVAIFDRLGVPLAAVPTSQEPLPPRYAQLPKVGNHVSVNFEQILRVHPSVVYVDAALTADYATKLKASQIKMTALDFTTYQQLTRNILQLGMTYHQVASAQKLLRTLKLPPKTLKKPVKVLILVGMPGGGFLVANAHSYLGDLVKRAGGEVVGGDVNQSLTTPNPQAIAQENPAVVIRLAHAMPTQVKQSFDQIFQQAPYAHLKATQSGQIHDVSAPDFGMTANLQVVTAYRDIQQWLAVAQ